From Rubrivirga sp. SAORIC476, a single genomic window includes:
- a CDS encoding carboxypeptidase M32, translated as MPDALPALRTRLAEVADLGHAAAVLEWDQETYMPPGGAEGRGRQVATLRRIAHERFTAPEVGELLDAAAPESDLDAALVRVTRRDWQRATLLPGRLVSEKAEASSRAMEAWKAARESDAFALFAPHLERILGLAREEADLVRPLVAAERGPDYAPSEADARYDALLDEFEPGASTASVAATFARLKEGLVPLVAAAAEAPAPDDAFLRAPFDADAQWAFGLDVAQALGYSLDHGRQDRSAHPFTTSFGQTDVRITTRVDPDFFPTAFFSTVHEAGHGIYEQGFAPDLAGTPLADGASLGIHESQSRLYENLVGRGEAFWTWAYPMLQARFPHLADVPRGAFLRAVNRVEPSLIRVEADELTYHLHVLLRFELERAMLAGDLAVADLPTAWADGMRGLLGVTPPSDADGCLQDIHWSLGAVGYFPTYTLGTLMSVQLWTAADADLGGLDAQIAAGDFAPLLGWLREHVHRWGRARTADEILRDATGTGLDAAPWLAYAETKVAAFYGG; from the coding sequence ATGCCCGACGCCCTGCCCGCCCTCCGCACCCGACTCGCCGAGGTGGCCGACCTCGGCCACGCCGCCGCCGTCCTCGAATGGGACCAGGAGACCTACATGCCGCCCGGCGGGGCAGAAGGACGCGGGCGGCAGGTCGCCACGCTCCGACGGATCGCGCACGAGCGGTTCACCGCCCCCGAGGTCGGCGAGTTGCTGGACGCGGCGGCGCCCGAGAGCGACCTCGACGCCGCGCTCGTCCGCGTGACCCGGCGCGACTGGCAGCGGGCGACGCTGCTGCCGGGCCGCCTCGTCTCCGAGAAGGCCGAGGCCTCGTCGCGGGCGATGGAGGCGTGGAAGGCGGCCCGCGAGTCGGACGCGTTCGCCCTCTTCGCGCCGCACCTGGAGCGCATCCTCGGCCTCGCCCGGGAGGAGGCCGACCTCGTCCGCCCCCTCGTGGCCGCCGAGCGCGGTCCCGACTACGCGCCGTCTGAGGCCGACGCCCGCTACGACGCCTTGCTGGACGAATTCGAGCCCGGCGCGTCCACGGCCTCCGTCGCCGCCACGTTCGCCCGGTTGAAAGAGGGCCTGGTCCCGCTCGTCGCCGCCGCTGCTGAGGCACCCGCCCCCGACGACGCCTTCCTCCGCGCGCCCTTCGACGCCGACGCCCAGTGGGCCTTCGGGCTCGACGTCGCGCAGGCGCTCGGCTACAGCCTCGACCACGGCCGCCAGGACCGCTCTGCCCACCCGTTCACGACCTCGTTCGGGCAGACCGACGTGCGCATCACCACGCGCGTTGACCCCGACTTCTTCCCGACGGCCTTCTTCAGCACCGTCCACGAGGCGGGGCACGGCATCTACGAGCAGGGCTTCGCGCCCGACCTGGCGGGCACGCCGCTCGCAGACGGTGCCTCGCTGGGCATCCACGAGAGCCAGTCGCGGCTCTACGAGAACCTCGTCGGCCGCGGCGAGGCGTTCTGGACGTGGGCCTACCCCATGCTCCAGGCCCGTTTTCCGCACCTCGCCGACGTGCCGCGCGGCGCCTTCCTCCGTGCCGTCAACCGCGTCGAGCCGTCCCTCATCCGCGTGGAGGCGGACGAGCTGACGTACCACCTCCACGTCCTGCTCCGGTTCGAGTTGGAGCGCGCGATGCTCGCGGGCGACCTCGCCGTGGCCGACCTGCCCACCGCCTGGGCCGACGGCATGCGCGGCCTCCTCGGCGTCACGCCGCCGTCCGACGCCGACGGTTGCCTGCAGGACATCCACTGGTCGCTCGGGGCCGTCGGCTATTTCCCGACCTACACCCTGGGCACGCTGATGAGCGTCCAGCTCTGGACCGCCGCCGACGCCGACCTCGGAGGGCTCGACGCCCAGATCGCCGCGGGCGACTTTGCGCCGCTGCTCGGCTGGCTCCGCGAGCACGTCCACCGCTGGGGCCGCGCGAGGACGGCGGACGAGATCCTGCGGGACGCCACGGGGACCGGCCTCGACGCCGCCCCGTGGCTCGCCTACGCCGAGACCAAGGTCGCCGCGTTCTACGGGGGCTAG
- a CDS encoding HEAT repeat domain-containing protein, giving the protein MRLLLVLLLLGSASTAEAASWIERSYAGLLVDAEAVVTGQVGEVSRHRAAFRVEGVLSGDPGLVGRTLALPVVRCNEPGPDGVPSYISTCLDRTYRPGERLLLLLAHDGEGLRESGYPVHSRAPLTDDAVGLARSLLALPDDVAEIRAAALTALLVDQRPAWRREAARAADPWLTLSGPRTEPRVAVYQRTVDLLTEPLGDRLRGDPSLAVRVAAAAALGPSRRTSLSVTQALVAAAASPDADLAYAAARSLSLRRDPRAADAILALARETRDPDRRWSLLQALAPVVRTDHAEALEAMYYHSPADEAPAVLDVWVQTGADAAADEAARGLATAETGWEEDTGLRLLALSRDRRYAQVALDRLPPVDCTGDGAFDTELHAVVMLAPAEDAVPALAAYFACPEPHVRWQVVQALRRIDLPIARAALVAQWRTEDDAEIRDDLLRVLGRILPEEQHP; this is encoded by the coding sequence ATGCGCCTCCTCCTCGTCCTGCTCCTGCTCGGGTCTGCGTCCACCGCCGAGGCGGCGTCGTGGATCGAGCGCTCCTACGCGGGCCTCCTCGTCGATGCGGAGGCCGTCGTTACGGGGCAGGTGGGCGAGGTCTCGCGGCACCGCGCGGCGTTCCGCGTCGAGGGAGTCCTCTCGGGCGACCCGGGCCTGGTGGGGCGGACGCTCGCGCTGCCGGTCGTCCGCTGCAACGAGCCGGGGCCGGACGGCGTCCCCTCCTACATCTCGACGTGCCTCGACCGAACGTACCGGCCGGGTGAGCGGCTCCTCCTCCTGCTCGCCCACGATGGCGAGGGGCTGCGCGAGAGCGGCTACCCGGTGCACTCGCGGGCGCCCCTCACGGACGACGCGGTCGGGCTGGCGCGGTCTCTCCTCGCTCTCCCGGACGACGTCGCCGAGATCCGTGCGGCCGCGCTCACGGCGCTGCTCGTCGACCAGCGTCCGGCGTGGCGCCGCGAGGCCGCCCGCGCCGCCGATCCCTGGCTGACGCTCTCCGGCCCGCGCACCGAGCCTCGCGTCGCCGTCTACCAGCGGACGGTCGACCTGCTGACGGAGCCGCTCGGCGACCGCCTCCGTGGCGACCCGAGCCTCGCCGTGCGGGTCGCCGCCGCTGCCGCGCTCGGGCCGTCCCGCCGGACATCGCTGTCCGTCACGCAGGCGCTCGTCGCCGCCGCGGCGTCGCCCGACGCGGACCTGGCGTATGCCGCGGCCCGGTCTCTTTCCCTCCGCCGAGATCCCCGCGCCGCCGACGCTATCCTCGCGCTCGCACGGGAGACGCGCGACCCGGACCGCCGGTGGAGCCTGCTGCAGGCCCTCGCTCCCGTGGTCCGCACCGATCACGCGGAGGCGCTGGAGGCGATGTACTACCACTCGCCTGCCGACGAGGCCCCTGCCGTGCTGGACGTTTGGGTCCAGACCGGCGCAGACGCCGCTGCCGACGAAGCCGCTCGGGGCCTCGCCACGGCTGAGACCGGTTGGGAAGAGGACACGGGCCTCCGGCTCCTCGCCCTGAGCCGCGATCGGCGGTACGCCCAGGTGGCCCTCGACCGTCTCCCGCCCGTCGACTGCACAGGCGACGGAGCGTTCGACACGGAACTGCACGCTGTCGTGATGCTCGCGCCAGCCGAGGATGCTGTGCCCGCGCTGGCCGCGTACTTCGCCTGTCCTGAGCCGCACGTCCGGTGGCAGGTGGTCCAGGCGCTCCGGCGGATCGACCTCCCCATCGCGCGGGCGGCGCTCGTCGCGCAGTGGCGCACCGAGGACGACGCGGAGATTCGAGACGACCTCCTCCGGGTCCTCGGCCGGATCCTGCCCGAGGAGCAGCACCCGTAG